The window AATCTAGACTGACTACTCGgatgataaataaaaacaaacaggGTTTATATATTTGTGTAGTATTATTGTTTAAATCAAGATTGTAACTcataaaaggattacaattcCCGGGTTCATCAATCCTTCTCTTCCAGTTTCTCCATCTTTTCCTTATATTTCACCATCATACTTTTCCAACTCTGACCTCTTCCTTCTTAGAACTTTAACCAAACCCTCGAGCGCCACATCAGCATCCTCATTTTTCATGAGCTCCTCTGCAACTTGAGCTGGAGTCAACACTTCTCCATCAATCAAACGCTTGATTTCCGGGTAGAGATGGTGAGGGTCATCGGGAGACAATCCCAAGTAGTTAGACGCCAAAGTCTTGAATACATCAAAACAACAATGTCCCATGTGTATATGCATATCCATACGCCCTGGCCTAAGCAATGCCGGATCGAGCCTCTCCTTGTGGTTTGTGGTGAAGATTACAATGCGTTCGTCTCCACAGCTCGACCATAACCCATCTATGCAATTAAGGATCCCTGATAACGTCAACGTTGCTGATCCCTATCCACCAAGGATCCACGTATTGGTTGCAAGCATTTCGTGataatctataaattaatgGTAGTTTTtagtgaaaataaaattactaatGTGAAGAAGACCAAACCTTAGAATCTTCATGAGTCTTAGGTTGCAACCTTGTATGCAAATCCACGGCGCGGTCTATATCTTCTATCAAAAGAATCGAGCTGTTCGTAGTACCGAGAAGTAATCTCTTTAGATCAGCGTCCTCCCTCACGCTTGCAAGCTGGAGATCATAGATATCAAACTTAAGGTAGTTAGCCATAGCTGCAACTAGGCTAGTCTTCCCAGTCCCAGGTGGGCCGTATAGCAAGTAACCCCTTTTCCAGGGTTTCCctacttttttgtaaaagtcTTTCCTTCTGATGAACCGGTCAAGATCTCCCATCACAGAACGCTTGAGCTCTTCTTTCATAGCCATGGTGTGAAATGTTGAGGGGTGCTTGAGGTTCACGGATTGCCATTTTGAATACATGTAACAGTAGGAGTACATCTTGATGCTTTTCCTCTCATTGTTGATCACCTTTGCCTTTCTCTCCACGTAAGGTACATAAGAATTCAAGACCAAGTCTCTGTGTTTCTTTTCAAAGCTAAGTTCAAAACTTTCCCTATCGGGGTCTAGCTTAAAGTGTTCCCCCAAGTCGTGAACCATATTGCTCTTCTTGCTGTTAACACAAAACCGCCACTTGAGCTCAATGCCTTGGTAGACATCCGAGACAACTTCTCCTACGCTGAGGTTTAAATTGACGTTTTTTTCACTGCGGTCTCTAGAGATCCTTAGCCTTTCCGCGTCGGTGTTGATCTTGGTGGACAAATAAACCTGAGCAGCCCCGTAGAGCTCGTTGTACATTCCATTTTTGATCTGGTCATCGATGATGAGAGTTAGAGTCGATGGAGTTGAGATAAAGAAAGAGTTGATATAAGCGATGATGTAGTTTTGTAGCGGAGGTGGAATTGTTGTATCAAGAAATGGTTTGATCATCATGATGTATCCCGTCAATAATGCGTAGGCCGAGACAATCGGTGCAAGTGAAGGAAGATTTCTAAGAGAAAACATCGTTATGATCTGAAACGCACCGAATTtaccaaaggcacccaaagtagAAGAGGTTTATAAATACTCTAGAGAGGGagctaatcaatttttttttttttttccaataggGAGCTAATCATTTATCTTGATGAAAATTGGGGGAACAACCCATATATTGAAAATCTTATTTAGTAAAATTGGATTGTTTTAGTACCTGTGTCATATTAATGTAGATCTTTCTTTATAATTGAGAGGTTGAGAAAATGTTTTAGAATATGTTATTAACTAGAACCAGATTTTTATAccaattttaaatatgtaaatataatataatgaaaattgTA is drawn from Camelina sativa cultivar DH55 chromosome 8, Cs, whole genome shotgun sequence and contains these coding sequences:
- the LOC104706071 gene encoding AAA-ATPase At5g17730 isoform X1 yields the protein MFSLRNLPSLAPIVSAYALLTGYIMMIKPFLDTTIPPPLQNYIIAYINSFFISTPSTLTLIIDDQIKNGMYNELYGAAQVYLSTKINTDAERLRISRDRSEKNVNLNLSVGEVVSDVYQGIELKWRFCVNSKKSNMVHDLGEHFKLDPDRESFELSFEKKHRDLVLNSYVPYVERKAKVINNERKSIKMYSYCYMYSKWQSVNLKHPSTFHTMAMKEELKRSVMGDLDRFIRRKDFYKKVGKPWKRGYLLYGPPGTGKTSLVAAMANYLKFDIYDLQLASVREDADLKRLLLGTTNSSILLIEDIDRAVDLHTRLQPKTHEDSKGSATLTLSGILNCIDGLWSSCGDERIVIFTTNHKERLDPALLRPGRMDMHIHMGHCCFDVFKTLASNYLGLSPDDPHHLYPEIKRLIDGEVLTPAQVAEELMKNEDADVALEGLVKVLRRKRSELEKYDGEI
- the LOC104706071 gene encoding AAA-ATPase At5g17730 isoform X2; translated protein: MFSLRNLPSLAPIVSAYALLTGYIMMIKPFLDTTIPPPLQNYIIAYINSFFGAAQVYLSTKINTDAERLRISRDRSEKNVNLNLSVGEVVSDVYQGIELKWRFCVNSKKSNMVHDLGEHFKLDPDRESFELSFEKKHRDLVLNSYVPYVERKAKVINNERKSIKMYSYCYMYSKWQSVNLKHPSTFHTMAMKEELKRSVMGDLDRFIRRKDFYKKVGKPWKRGYLLYGPPGTGKTSLVAAMANYLKFDIYDLQLASVREDADLKRLLLGTTNSSILLIEDIDRAVDLHTRLQPKTHEDSKGSATLTLSGILNCIDGLWSSCGDERIVIFTTNHKERLDPALLRPGRMDMHIHMGHCCFDVFKTLASNYLGLSPDDPHHLYPEIKRLIDGEVLTPAQVAEELMKNEDADVALEGLVKVLRRKRSELEKYDGEI